GCCGGGGATCTCACCAGTTTCAATCAGCTCTCGCAGATCGGCTTCGATCCCCGAGGCGTCGAGATCAGTGTCGCCCTCGTCGGCGATATCGTCGACCATCGCCCCGAGGTAGTCGACGCCGTCGAACAGCAGATCCATCAGATCCGGCGTGATCTCGATGTCGCCATCACGGATCTCGTCGAGGAGATCCTCCATCTCGTGGGCGAGGTTGCTGACCGAATCGTACCCCATCGCCGCGCCGTTGCCTTTTAAGGTGTGAGCCGTGCGGAAGATCGAGTCCATCGCCTCGGCGTCGTTGGGGTCGGATTCGAGCGCCAACAGCGCGTTGTTGAGCTCGGTGATCCCCTCCTCGCTTTCGGCGACGAACGCCTTCCTGTGTTCGTCACTCATTTAGACCAACTCCCGGATTGTTGCTGCGACGTCATCGAGATGAACGACGGAGTCGATACATCCGGCTTCGACTGCTCGTTTCGGCATTCCATAAATAACACAGCTCTCCTCGTTTTGGGCAATCGTTGGACCACCGGTCTCTTGGATCGCACAGATCCCCTCCGCACCATCGGCCCCCATCCCAGTGAGGATGACCCCCGTAAGCGGGTCAGTGATCGTTTCGGCTGCCGATTCCATCGTGACGTTGACTGCGGGCATCACCGAGTGGCCCAGATCGTCGTCAATCAGGCCGACCCTGACTCGACCGTTTCGGTAGCCCGTGATCTCCAGGTGTTTCCCACCACGGGCAACCAGCACTTCGCCAGCCCCGATTCGGGCCCCATCGCCGGCTTCGCGGACATCGTACTCGCTTGTTGCCGCATCGAGGCGGTCGGCGAACCGCGAGGTGAACGCTTCGGGCATATGCTGGACGATAATCACCCGACAGTCGCCACCCGGTAGCTCGCTCATTACCTGCTCGACCGCGTTCGGCCCACCCGTCGACGATCCAATAACGACCGTCCGAGTGTCGTCGAAGGCGTTACTGTCGGTCGACGAGGTGCCACCCGGTCCATCCGGCGTCGACGTCTGGGTTGCGGCCGCAGTCGCCGACTGTTCGGCACGGTTGGCCTGCTTGAGATCGGCGTCGGCGACCGTCCGAATGGTTTCGAGCAGCTGATCGCCGAGCCGCGAGACCTCCATCGACACCTCGCCGCCGGGTTTGGCGAAGAAGTCGACCGCCCCCTTTTCGAGCGCCTCGAAGGTGACTTCCGCATCGTCGTCGGTGTAGGCGCTCAACATGAGCACGGGTGTCGGCTGGTCGGCCATGATTCGCTCGACAGCTTCGATCCCGTTCATCCGCGGCATTTCGAGGTCCATCGTCACCACGTCCGGCTGTTTGTCGGCGATGACCTCCAGGGCCTCCACGCCGTCTTTGGCCTCGCCAACGACCGGAATCCCACCCTCATCGAGGAGATCGGTAATCAACCCACGCATAAACCGTGAGTCGTCGACCACAACCGTCCGTGGCTTACGCATCACCACCACCTACGGGGTCGGACAGAGAGCCGATGCTCCCCGGCCGACGCTCAGTTCGCGTTGGCTTACACCACATTGCAGATGAATACTAAAACGCCGAGAATAAACCCACCGACCCGAAAATCATGGCTGATAATTTATTGAACAGAGTTAACTATCGAACTCCCAGACAGCGTGTATGGCACAGAGTGAGAGCTCCACCGACGACGAGGGAGCTGGCTCCGGCAGTGGGCCGACACAGGTTCTCGAGTTCGGGCTGGGAGACGAGACGTACTGTCTGGATATCGACGTTATCGATGAAATCGTCGACGCCGGACAGCTCACCCGGATTCCGAACTCCCCGGCGCACGTCGAAGGCGTGATAGATCTCCGCGGACGGACCACCTCGATCATCAATCCGAAAACGGTGTTCAACATCGACCAAGACGGCGAGCGCAACCGTATCATCGTCTTCGATCCCGACTCCATCGGCGATCAGGGCACCATCGGCTGGATCGTCGACGAAGTCTATCAAGTCACCAACATTACCCCCGACGACGTAGACGAGACGACCACCGCAAATGACGAAAACGTCCACGGCATCGTCAAAGGCGACGACAAGTTCGTCGTCTGGGTCGACCCCGATATCGTCGGCGAATAGGAGATTCTTCGGGTCAGTTTGGACCCGTTTCTCAGTCGTGAGAACTGGGTACGAATGCTTATTTGCAAATACGACGGGAC
This sequence is a window from Halohasta litchfieldiae. Protein-coding genes within it:
- the cheB gene encoding chemotaxis-specific protein-glutamate methyltransferase CheB; amino-acid sequence: MRKPRTVVVDDSRFMRGLITDLLDEGGIPVVGEAKDGVEALEVIADKQPDVVTMDLEMPRMNGIEAVERIMADQPTPVLMLSAYTDDDAEVTFEALEKGAVDFFAKPGGEVSMEVSRLGDQLLETIRTVADADLKQANRAEQSATAAATQTSTPDGPGGTSSTDSNAFDDTRTVVIGSSTGGPNAVEQVMSELPGGDCRVIIVQHMPEAFTSRFADRLDAATSEYDVREAGDGARIGAGEVLVARGGKHLEITGYRNGRVRVGLIDDDLGHSVMPAVNVTMESAAETITDPLTGVILTGMGADGAEGICAIQETGGPTIAQNEESCVIYGMPKRAVEAGCIDSVVHLDDVAATIRELV
- a CDS encoding chemotaxis protein CheW gives rise to the protein MAQSESSTDDEGAGSGSGPTQVLEFGLGDETYCLDIDVIDEIVDAGQLTRIPNSPAHVEGVIDLRGRTTSIINPKTVFNIDQDGERNRIIVFDPDSIGDQGTIGWIVDEVYQVTNITPDDVDETTTANDENVHGIVKGDDKFVVWVDPDIVGE